The Fimbriimonas ginsengisoli Gsoil 348 genome window below encodes:
- a CDS encoding gluconate 2-dehydrogenase subunit 3 family protein: MELSEAHWSTLAAVVDRIVPADEWPSATQVGVLEFLRHLIAEQGLEARYAEGLTELGDSFAALNPGRQDALLLQWSLIDLVASQTIEGYYADPGNGGNRGGVAWQMVGFKVTA; the protein is encoded by the coding sequence ATGGAGCTGTCCGAAGCGCATTGGAGCACCCTCGCCGCCGTCGTCGACCGGATCGTACCGGCCGACGAATGGCCCTCCGCCACACAAGTGGGAGTTCTAGAGTTCCTTCGCCATCTCATCGCCGAGCAAGGCCTGGAAGCTCGTTACGCCGAGGGGCTCACCGAGCTGGGCGATTCATTTGCCGCCCTCAATCCGGGCCGTCAGGACGCTCTCCTTCTCCAATGGTCGTTGATCGATCTTGTGGCAAGCCAGACGATCGAGGGGTACTACGCGGACCCGGGGAACGGCGGAAACCGTGGCGGAGTGGCTTGGCAGATGGTCGGGTTTAAGGTGACCGCCTGA
- a CDS encoding GMC family oxidoreductase gives MRYDAIVIGSGAGGGIAACVLAEGGKRVLLLERGRLLEWEDETRDHLRNHRLSQYGHNTGPELKGNPRVFVEDGKETVVQPNDGRWSNIASAVGSGTLVYGGQAWRYHPLDFRMASTYGVPEGSSLVDWPFGYDELAPYYEMAEWEIGVSGGPPAPEMPARREYPMPRGRTTEKGRRLAAGAERLGWDTQAPPLLINMVPRNGRGACAECQHCVGFQCPTNAKNGTQNTVIPRASATGRCELITEASVTKIVHEQGEATGVTYVWHGHEIRAEADVIVVAGGAIETARLLMISGLGNDHVGRNLQGHYYAVAWGLMPDPVWDGVGPGASISTLKFNHGNDGIVGGGMLADDFVTLPIVYAKWFRPENVPAWGLEHKRWMRDTYRRFIQVMGPVHEIPSPECRVTLDPVVTDKLGLPAARLGGTTHPETLRTTSYMTDRAKEWLVGAGAEVVYSRQPELRLSAGQHQAGTCRMGEDPALSAVDTNGRVHGTKNVYVADGSAHPTNGGFNPVLTIMAMSFRTSNNLLRNW, from the coding sequence ATGCGATACGACGCGATCGTGATCGGCTCCGGCGCGGGAGGGGGAATCGCCGCTTGCGTGCTGGCCGAGGGAGGCAAGCGGGTGCTCCTGCTGGAACGGGGACGGTTGCTGGAGTGGGAAGACGAGACTCGGGACCACCTGCGGAACCACCGACTATCCCAATACGGCCACAACACCGGTCCCGAGTTGAAGGGGAATCCACGCGTCTTCGTCGAAGACGGCAAAGAAACGGTGGTGCAGCCGAACGATGGACGTTGGAGCAACATCGCCTCCGCGGTGGGGAGCGGAACTCTGGTCTACGGCGGACAAGCTTGGCGGTATCACCCGCTCGATTTTCGTATGGCTTCCACTTACGGGGTCCCGGAAGGGAGCTCGCTGGTCGATTGGCCATTCGGCTACGACGAGCTGGCCCCTTACTACGAAATGGCGGAGTGGGAGATCGGCGTTTCCGGCGGACCGCCGGCGCCAGAGATGCCGGCTCGGCGGGAGTATCCGATGCCGCGCGGGCGTACGACCGAGAAAGGACGCCGGCTCGCGGCCGGAGCGGAGCGGCTCGGGTGGGATACCCAGGCGCCGCCGCTGCTGATCAATATGGTCCCCCGGAACGGCAGGGGCGCGTGCGCGGAGTGCCAGCACTGTGTCGGATTCCAATGCCCCACCAACGCCAAGAATGGGACTCAGAACACGGTCATCCCACGCGCGTCGGCCACCGGAAGATGCGAGCTGATTACCGAGGCATCGGTCACCAAGATCGTCCACGAGCAGGGGGAGGCGACGGGGGTTACCTACGTCTGGCATGGCCATGAAATCCGAGCCGAGGCGGACGTGATCGTCGTCGCTGGTGGGGCGATCGAAACGGCCCGGTTGCTGATGATCTCCGGATTGGGGAACGACCATGTCGGACGAAATTTGCAGGGGCACTACTACGCGGTGGCGTGGGGGTTGATGCCCGATCCGGTCTGGGACGGGGTCGGACCGGGGGCTTCTATCTCTACCCTCAAGTTCAACCACGGCAACGACGGAATCGTAGGCGGAGGGATGCTGGCGGACGATTTTGTGACTCTCCCGATCGTGTACGCCAAGTGGTTCCGACCGGAGAACGTGCCGGCTTGGGGATTGGAGCATAAGCGCTGGATGCGGGACACGTATCGGCGGTTTATTCAGGTGATGGGGCCGGTTCACGAGATCCCTTCCCCGGAGTGCCGGGTTACCTTGGACCCGGTGGTCACCGACAAGCTCGGCCTGCCGGCGGCGCGCCTCGGCGGCACGACTCACCCCGAGACCCTCCGCACGACGAGCTACATGACCGACCGGGCCAAGGAATGGCTGGTGGGAGCGGGGGCGGAGGTGGTTTACAGCCGCCAGCCGGAGCTACGACTGTCGGCCGGGCAGCACCAGGCCGGAACGTGCCGGATGGGTGAAGATCCAGCTCTATCGGCAGTCGATACGAACGGCCGCGTACACGGCACGAAGAACGTGTACGTCGCGGACGGATCGGCGCACCCGACGAACGGTGGATTCAATCCGGTGCTCACAATCATGGCGATGTCTTTTCGGACCTCCAACAATCTTTTACGGAACTGGTGA
- a CDS encoding TetR/AcrR family transcriptional regulator, which yields MRYQEDHKEKTHKKIVERASQEFREHGFEGIGIATLMSKLGLSHGGFYAHFEDKEDLKDQAMEHAFERSIETAAETLLKGGVMGYVEHYTSELHRDHPGFGCILPALTAEEGRRSPQSKAKFAQKYRQGIDVLAGYLPGATLSQKRERAIYIFSALSGSVALARASGDPDLSSAILRATREQLRQFLSTL from the coding sequence ATGAGATATCAGGAAGACCATAAGGAGAAGACCCACAAGAAGATCGTCGAGCGGGCTTCTCAGGAGTTTCGGGAGCACGGCTTCGAGGGGATCGGCATCGCCACCCTGATGTCGAAGCTGGGCCTCAGCCATGGCGGCTTCTACGCTCATTTCGAAGACAAAGAAGATCTCAAGGATCAGGCGATGGAGCATGCGTTCGAACGTAGCATCGAGACCGCCGCCGAGACGCTTCTCAAGGGTGGGGTTATGGGTTACGTCGAGCACTACACAAGCGAGCTTCACCGCGACCATCCCGGTTTCGGCTGTATTCTTCCCGCGCTCACCGCGGAGGAGGGGCGGAGGTCTCCGCAATCGAAAGCGAAGTTCGCCCAGAAGTATCGACAGGGGATCGACGTACTGGCCGGTTACTTGCCGGGGGCCACGCTCTCACAGAAACGGGAGCGCGCCATCTACATTTTTTCGGCCCTGAGCGGCTCGGTCGCCCTTGCCCGGGCGAGCGGGGACCCCGATCTCAGCTCCGCAATCCTCCGTGCCACCCGCGAACAGCTTCGCCAGTTCCTCAGCACCCTCTGA
- a CDS encoding class I SAM-dependent methyltransferase, with translation MSNATVSNFYGTEGIRARLESALETSGFSEGRIEPRRLALADQFHAGGLAATEEVGAALDPKPGSHVLDIGSGFGGPARILANAYDCRVTGVDLTPEYVEIANYLTERTGQTGRVSFTCGDALRLPFDDSEFDDAMTQHAGMNIEDKPRFYSEVFRVLKPGGRIAIYDVVLSGGEAPNYPMPWAADPSSSFVAPPHAIIEALLTAGFEEISAEDKTPLAVQGFAELGRLMQSGEMPPLNLVSLVGGRARDAVQNLTEGLRDGRLRVYLFIARKPGSTRI, from the coding sequence ATGAGCAACGCAACTGTCAGTAACTTCTACGGAACCGAGGGAATCCGCGCGCGACTCGAGAGCGCGCTCGAGACGTCCGGGTTTTCGGAAGGGCGTATCGAACCGAGACGGCTCGCCCTAGCGGATCAATTTCACGCGGGCGGCCTGGCCGCGACGGAGGAGGTGGGGGCGGCGTTAGATCCGAAGCCGGGAAGCCACGTTCTCGACATCGGATCGGGATTCGGCGGTCCTGCCCGAATCTTGGCGAACGCGTATGACTGCCGCGTCACCGGAGTGGACCTGACCCCCGAGTACGTGGAGATTGCGAACTACCTGACGGAGCGCACCGGACAAACGGGGCGGGTGTCTTTCACGTGTGGGGACGCGCTTCGTCTTCCGTTCGACGACTCCGAGTTCGATGACGCGATGACCCAGCACGCCGGGATGAACATCGAAGACAAACCGCGGTTCTATTCCGAAGTGTTCCGGGTGCTGAAGCCGGGCGGCAGGATCGCGATCTACGACGTGGTTCTGTCCGGCGGCGAGGCTCCGAATTACCCGATGCCGTGGGCGGCCGACCCTAGTTCTAGCTTCGTGGCACCGCCCCATGCGATCATCGAAGCGCTTTTGACCGCCGGCTTCGAAGAGATTTCGGCGGAAGACAAGACGCCGCTCGCCGTCCAGGGATTTGCCGAGCTTGGGCGGCTGATGCAGTCGGGCGAGATGCCGCCGCTTAACCTCGTCTCGCTGGTCGGCGGGCGGGCAAGAGATGCCGTACAGAACCTCACCGAGGGTCTGCGCGACGGCCGCTTGCGCGTCTATCTGTTCATCGCCCGCAAGCCGGGCTCGACCCGAATCTGA
- a CDS encoding alpha-mannosidase, which yields MLLDPKIPTKIVHLEKTYDLLRFAPVAAVEMEIAETREHFRSVPQLDYRPVSVGTAWGENWGNAWFRGRVSVPAELDGESLFVRADTGAPESLFLVDGVHRGVFDPFHPVRLLDLRAQGGKSYEIALEAYAGHSFPGTQPYEYVRPTENAVEVTPGCRIYKGVELVRERADVSAFVNELRALRQVAAALDPNSLRRARIQTMFGEVFQLVYAKPEETDEATWREAIAEACKVMRPLLEAKNGSSIPQMGIVGHSHIDTAWLWPIRETWRKLARTYSSVLSLMDQYPEFRFTQSAAYHYDVVRQLYPEIFERVRQRVREGRWEVNGAMWIEPDCNLPSGESFVRQLLVGQRATREMFGVTSDCFWQPDVFGYSASLPQILQSADVRFFLTTKLSWNDTNRFPYDTFVWQGIDGSTVISHFNEMQGWPDPESLTRLWGQVQHKDVQDRRLVGFGHGDGGGGPMAEMIEIARLTEDLEGCPKTAYTSMSEFMNGVQDELPDLPRWVGELYLELHRGTLTSIAAIKRFNRKCEFALRDAELAATLAALNGTPYPREPMLDTWKRLLLNQFHDILPGSSIAEVNDEALDTFDLCLSEANSLRDQALAAIAGKGDHAVLFNSMSWVRGGEIVLKGLPEGLSPAGSVAQPIVDVAGERSLAVSGVEIPALGFTGLPLVAAEECGASAFGLDDLEVRTPFAHVRFDESGRIISFFDLAARRELVSLGGTFNNLLMGEDVPAAWDNWDIDRDQRHKLKSAGRLIKKEVVADGPLQLRIRFEYELGRESRLVQDVVFHSTTPRVDFDTWVDWHERYQFLKVGFALDVLAETARHEIQFGHVVRNAHDNTSQDRAQFDVCTHKWSDISETGYGVAFINDCKYACTIKEGEYRLSLIKSGRRPDPRGDEGEHRFAYAMLPHAGGFSVESVIRPAYEFNVDVTAALGGGSDSFSLVQIDAPNVIVEAVKWAEDEDAVILRIYEASKTGTHAKLRFGFATTSVEETNLLEERPTPVRLENGEAKLYFRPFEIQTLRCRR from the coding sequence TTGCTCCTCGATCCCAAGATTCCGACCAAGATCGTTCACCTCGAAAAGACCTACGACCTCCTGCGGTTTGCCCCCGTCGCCGCAGTCGAAATGGAGATAGCGGAAACGCGGGAGCACTTTCGATCGGTTCCTCAGTTGGATTACCGGCCGGTTTCCGTAGGAACGGCTTGGGGCGAAAATTGGGGGAACGCCTGGTTCCGCGGGCGGGTCTCCGTTCCTGCGGAACTAGACGGCGAGTCGCTCTTCGTTCGTGCCGACACCGGCGCCCCGGAGAGCCTGTTCCTGGTCGACGGTGTCCATCGGGGTGTCTTCGATCCGTTCCACCCCGTTCGCCTTCTCGACCTTCGAGCGCAAGGCGGCAAGAGTTACGAGATCGCCCTGGAGGCGTATGCCGGCCACAGCTTCCCCGGAACCCAACCGTACGAGTACGTCCGCCCGACCGAGAACGCGGTCGAGGTGACTCCCGGGTGTCGGATTTACAAGGGCGTCGAGCTCGTTCGCGAGCGAGCCGACGTTAGCGCCTTCGTAAACGAGCTCCGAGCGCTCCGGCAGGTCGCCGCCGCGCTCGACCCGAACTCCTTAAGAAGGGCTCGTATTCAGACGATGTTCGGTGAGGTCTTCCAACTCGTCTACGCCAAGCCGGAAGAGACGGACGAGGCGACTTGGCGCGAGGCGATCGCCGAAGCCTGCAAAGTCATGCGACCGCTTCTGGAGGCGAAGAATGGCAGCAGCATTCCCCAGATGGGGATCGTCGGGCATTCTCACATCGACACCGCCTGGCTTTGGCCGATCCGAGAGACTTGGCGCAAGCTGGCTCGCACCTACTCCTCGGTGCTGAGCCTCATGGACCAGTACCCGGAGTTCCGCTTCACCCAGAGCGCTGCGTATCACTACGATGTGGTCCGACAGCTCTATCCCGAGATATTCGAACGGGTCCGGCAGCGGGTGCGGGAGGGTCGGTGGGAGGTCAACGGCGCCATGTGGATCGAGCCGGACTGCAACCTTCCATCCGGCGAGTCGTTCGTCCGCCAGCTCCTCGTCGGGCAGCGCGCCACCAGGGAGATGTTCGGCGTGACCTCCGACTGTTTCTGGCAGCCGGACGTCTTCGGCTACTCGGCGTCGCTTCCCCAGATCCTGCAGAGCGCCGACGTTCGGTTCTTCCTGACTACCAAACTGAGCTGGAACGACACGAACCGTTTCCCGTACGACACCTTCGTCTGGCAGGGGATCGACGGCAGCACGGTGATCTCTCACTTCAACGAGATGCAAGGATGGCCGGATCCGGAGTCGCTTACCCGCCTATGGGGGCAGGTGCAGCACAAAGACGTTCAGGATCGGCGTCTGGTCGGTTTCGGTCACGGCGACGGCGGGGGCGGCCCGATGGCCGAGATGATTGAGATCGCGCGGTTGACCGAAGACCTGGAGGGTTGCCCAAAGACCGCTTACACAAGCATGAGCGAGTTCATGAACGGGGTGCAGGACGAGCTGCCGGACCTGCCCCGGTGGGTGGGCGAGCTGTACCTCGAGCTGCACCGCGGCACCCTGACCTCGATCGCCGCGATCAAACGGTTCAACCGGAAGTGCGAATTCGCCCTCCGCGACGCAGAGCTCGCGGCGACCCTCGCGGCGCTGAACGGAACTCCGTACCCGCGCGAACCGATGCTGGATACGTGGAAGCGACTGCTTCTAAACCAGTTCCACGACATCCTTCCCGGCTCCTCGATCGCGGAGGTGAACGACGAAGCGCTCGACACCTTCGACCTCTGCCTCTCCGAAGCAAACTCCCTGCGCGACCAAGCGCTGGCCGCCATCGCCGGTAAAGGCGACCACGCCGTGCTCTTCAATAGCATGAGCTGGGTCCGCGGCGGTGAGATCGTCCTGAAAGGGTTGCCCGAGGGGCTGAGTCCGGCGGGCTCGGTCGCTCAGCCGATCGTTGACGTGGCGGGGGAACGGTCGCTGGCCGTGAGCGGCGTAGAAATTCCCGCGCTTGGGTTTACCGGCCTCCCCTTGGTTGCCGCCGAAGAGTGCGGCGCGTCGGCCTTCGGGCTAGATGATTTGGAGGTACGCACTCCCTTCGCCCATGTTCGATTCGACGAAAGCGGACGCATCATCTCCTTCTTCGATCTTGCGGCTCGGCGCGAGCTCGTCTCATTGGGGGGCACGTTCAACAACCTTCTCATGGGTGAGGACGTCCCGGCCGCCTGGGATAACTGGGACATCGACCGCGATCAGCGACACAAGCTGAAGTCAGCGGGCCGGCTGATCAAGAAGGAGGTCGTGGCCGACGGTCCGCTCCAACTCCGGATCCGGTTCGAATACGAGCTGGGTCGCGAGTCGCGCCTCGTTCAGGACGTCGTCTTCCACTCAACGACGCCGCGGGTTGATTTCGATACTTGGGTCGATTGGCACGAGCGGTACCAGTTCCTTAAGGTTGGCTTCGCCCTCGATGTGCTGGCGGAAACGGCCCGCCACGAGATCCAATTCGGTCACGTCGTTCGAAACGCGCACGACAATACCAGCCAGGATCGAGCGCAGTTCGACGTATGCACCCACAAATGGTCCGACATCTCCGAAACCGGCTATGGCGTCGCGTTTATCAACGATTGCAAATATGCCTGCACGATCAAGGAAGGGGAATACCGGCTGAGTCTCATTAAGTCCGGGCGGCGTCCGGACCCCCGAGGGGATGAGGGAGAGCACCGATTCGCTTACGCGATGCTTCCTCACGCCGGCGGGTTCTCCGTCGAGTCGGTCATCCGCCCGGCCTATGAGTTCAACGTGGACGTCACCGCGGCCCTGGGTGGCGGATCAGATTCCTTCTCGCTCGTACAAATCGATGCGCCGAATGTGATCGTCGAAGCGGTGAAGTGGGCGGAAGACGAAGACGCCGTGATCCTCCGGATTTACGAAGCCTCAAAGACCGGAACGCACGCCAAGCTCCGATTCGGCTTCGCCACAACGTCCGTGGAGGAGACGAACCTCCTGGAGGAGCGGCCGACTCCGGTCCGCTTGGAAAATGGCGAGGCAAAGCTCTACTTCCGCCCGTTCGAAATCCAGACCCTGCGGTGCCGACGGTGA
- the argH gene encoding argininosuccinate lyase, with amino-acid sequence MKKVWGGAFSESSNDLVDRFGQSIESDLNFWQEDIIGSVAHARMLGEVGIITKEEADILIRGLEKIHEEGPDFLHLDVEDVHTAIEIRLKELVGDVGGKLHTARSRNDQVATDTRLYVHNQLIEVQDLIKKLQGLLLRKGEEFQGAIMPGYTHQQRAQPITLGFHLMAHFWALQRHGWRAERLFELANYSPLGAAALAGTSFPIDREMTAKELGFIAPIPNALDATSDRSYILDTLHLCALIMLDLSRISQELVLYSGREFAFVKLSDTVTTGSSIMPQKRNPDMAELIRGRTARAVSNWVTLAGVMKGLPLGYNRDTQEDKPPLFDSLRKVKDSIELVFMMIDTADWQLDRMATTVRGDFSTATDLADYLAAQGMPFREAHELVGQVVRGCDSLGCALEDLTEAQLAQIAPGVPKEALSVLQPEDSVRRRESLGAPGPNAMATQLAHARRMLEAVGFPKVA; translated from the coding sequence ATGAAGAAGGTCTGGGGTGGTGCGTTTAGCGAGTCTTCGAACGACTTGGTCGACCGGTTCGGTCAGTCGATCGAGTCGGATCTGAATTTTTGGCAGGAAGATATCATCGGCTCCGTCGCCCACGCTCGCATGCTGGGCGAAGTTGGGATCATCACCAAGGAAGAGGCCGACATCCTGATCCGCGGCCTCGAAAAGATCCACGAAGAGGGGCCGGATTTCCTCCACCTGGACGTCGAGGACGTCCACACCGCCATCGAGATCCGCCTCAAGGAGCTGGTGGGAGACGTCGGGGGCAAGCTCCACACTGCCCGCAGCCGCAACGACCAGGTAGCGACCGATACCCGCCTCTACGTTCATAACCAATTGATCGAAGTCCAGGACCTGATCAAGAAGCTCCAAGGGCTTCTGCTGCGGAAGGGCGAAGAATTCCAGGGCGCGATCATGCCGGGATACACCCACCAGCAGCGGGCTCAACCCATCACCCTCGGCTTCCACCTGATGGCCCATTTTTGGGCGCTACAGCGGCACGGATGGAGGGCCGAGCGACTGTTCGAGCTCGCCAACTACTCCCCGCTCGGCGCTGCCGCCCTCGCCGGAACCAGTTTCCCGATCGACCGGGAAATGACCGCGAAGGAACTCGGCTTCATCGCCCCAATTCCAAACGCTCTCGACGCCACCAGCGACCGGTCGTACATCCTCGACACCCTGCACCTTTGCGCGCTCATCATGCTGGATCTCTCCCGGATCTCGCAAGAGCTCGTCCTCTATTCGGGCCGCGAGTTCGCATTTGTGAAGCTTAGCGACACCGTGACTACGGGAAGCAGCATCATGCCGCAGAAGCGAAACCCCGACATGGCCGAGTTGATCCGCGGCCGAACCGCCCGCGCCGTGAGCAACTGGGTCACCCTTGCCGGCGTGATGAAAGGCCTGCCCCTCGGCTACAACCGCGACACGCAGGAGGATAAGCCACCGCTGTTCGATTCCCTGCGCAAGGTCAAGGACAGTATCGAGCTCGTGTTCATGATGATCGACACCGCCGACTGGCAGCTCGATCGCATGGCGACGACCGTCCGGGGGGATTTCAGCACCGCGACCGATTTGGCCGATTACCTTGCCGCCCAAGGAATGCCGTTCCGCGAAGCCCACGAGCTCGTCGGCCAAGTCGTCCGCGGCTGCGATTCCTTAGGCTGCGCCCTCGAAGACCTCACCGAAGCCCAACTCGCGCAGATCGCTCCCGGCGTCCCCAAGGAAGCCTTAAGCGTCCTCCAACCGGAAGACTCCGTCCGCCGCCGAGAATCCCTCGGCGCCCCCGGCCCCAACGCCATGGCCACCCAACTCGCCCACGCGCGACGAATGCTGGAAGCCGTCGGGTTCCCGAAGGTCGCCTAA